The window GTACACGCTGGCCAAACATATCGCCAAACATCTGTTCAAACTGGTCCTGTCCGCTGCTGCCCGATTGGCTGCTGTAGGTAGTACGAATGTAAACCACGGCAGGCGTTACCGCTGCCGCAGCTTCCGTAAAATCAAGCGCACCGGTTGAAGATACTACAGGGGCCGAGGGATTACTGGTAAAATAAACTTTCTGTTTGTCTTCGAAGCTCAGGTTGTCGGCATACTTGCTCTCGATAACCTTGTAAGTGCCTAAAGCCATGGCTCCTCCAACAAAAGCGGTTAATAATGTTAAACCAATCTTTTTCATCTTTATATTTGCCTTTCTTTATTTTGTTTATAATTAACAAATCAAATTTAATACCATATAGACGACATAAGCAACGATAAGTTATTAGGTTTTTTGTTAAAATTTGTTAAAATGATTTTACTTAACCACAACCATACTTAATAACAATTTGTTTGAGGTAAGTAATTGATACTAAATGATATTATTGTGAAGATACGATTTTATAAATACCAGGGTGCCGGTAACGACTTTATACTGGTTGATAACCGCGAAAATATAGTTGACCATAACAATCCTAAGCTGATTGCCAGCCTGTGCGACCGCCGTTTTGGAATTGGCGGCGATGGCATGATGTTTTTGCAGAATAAAGAAGGCTTTGATTTTGAGATGGTTTATTATAACGCCGATGGCCAGCCCAGCAGCATGTGCGGTAACGGCGGCCGTTGCATTGTAGCCTTTGCAAAGTTTTTGGGTGTGATTGACACCGAAACTGAATTTTTGGCGGTAGACGGTCCTCATTATGCCAAAATTTCATCGGAAGGGGATTGGGTAAGCCTGCAAATGATAGATGTAAAAGAGCTAAAAACCGACCTGGACGCTTATGTGCTCAATACCGGATCGCCACATTACGTTAAACTGGTTGATGACCTTGCACACCGCGATGTTTTTCATGAAGGCAAAGCCATCCGTAACAATGCTACTTACCGCGAGAAAGGCATCAATGTAAATTTTGTTGAACCAACCGATGATGGATACTTTGTGCGCACTTTTGAACGGGGAGTAGAGGATGAGACCTTCGCCTGCGGAACAGGTGTAACCGCGGTAGCACTTGCTATGGCCAGCCACAACCAGCAAACGGGGCATATTGATACACCGATAAAAGTATTGGGCGGCAACCTTAATATTCGTTTTGATTATGACGGAAAGGTTTTTACCGATATATTTTTGGAAGGCCCCGCCGTGCAGGTATTTGATGGTGTAGTAGAGGTATAACTTTGATTTTATAGCGCGGACTTACTGACAAATCGTTTTGTTTTTAGATAAGTTATTTTGCCAAAAACTCATCTATTGCCTTTACAGCGCCTTCATACCTATCAGCTCCGGTGCCTGATATCAGTACATAATTGGCATTCAGGGCGTCCAGTTCTTTGTGCCAAACATCCATAAAATACTCCCGCTTGGTAGGGAAATTGCGCAGTGGGTCGTCCTGCCAGGGCAGGTCTATATTAAGCAGTAGGTATAAATCATAAGGGTGGCGGGGCAATTCGTCCAATACTTCCTGTGGCGAGCGGCCAAACATTTCTTCGCTCCATATTTTTACGGTAATAAAGGTGGTATCGCAAATCAGTAACTTGTTGGCCATGGGCAGCAACTGCTGTTCCAAAGCCAGTTGGCCGTAAAACATATTAATCTCATCCTGCCAGGTGCAGGGCTCTGTCAGCTTTTCGCAATAGCCACGGGCGTACTCAGGTACAGCAATGGTTTGATAATGCGCTGCCAGGTAATCAGACATGGTTGATTTTCCTGTGGATTCGGGACCTACTACTGCTATTTTGAATACGTGGGACATTGAGGAACCTAAATATTGAAGCTAAATTCCCTCCCAGGGGAGGGGCGCGGCGATTTGCGCGGTGGCAGGTAGGGGTTCGCCGCCTTACTTATCAGTGGGCTAAACCCCTTCCTCCCCCTTCCCCGAGGAAGGAATCGCACAGGCCTTTTTTTCTTGATTGTTTGCAAACCTACTACCGCTCCAGTTTTGCTATCCTTGTTGGGGTATCTGTGCCGGCAACAATACTGCGCGAACTTAGCGCAATTGCCCTGATGGTTGAAGTAATATTACTTACATCCAAAGAGCTGAACTCATCTTTTACGGTATGGTATAACTTGTCGATATCTATCTGATCGGTTGATATGGTGTGCGCCGGTACGCCAAGCCTGGCCAGTGTTGCATTATCGCTCCGGTAAAACAAATCTTGCTCAGGATATGGGTCCGGGTAAAATTTAAAAGCGGTGCCATCCAGGTTTTTTTGCAGGATCTTGCCAAAATCAGAGCGTTCATAGCCGGTTATAAATGCCGAGTTTTGGCCGAATTTTGATGCCTTGCCAATCATTTCGATATTGAACATGGCAACCGTTTTATCTGGGTTTACCTGGCCCGAGAAGTATTGCGAACCGTAACCGCCAATTTCTTCGGCACAAAAAGCAACAAAAAGAAGGGTGCGGGCATTATTGTTTAGCTTTTTGTAATATTTAGCCAACGATATAACAGCGGTTGTACCCGACGCATCGTCATCCGCGCCGTTGGCAATGCTGTCACCCTCCATAGGTTTTAGGATACCCAGGTGATCATAATGGCCCGAAAATACTACAAACTCATCCGGCTTGGTTTTACCTGGGATCATGCCTGCAACGTTAAACAAAGGAAGTTCTTCGGCTTTGGTTTCGTAATTCGCATCAAACGTGGTTACTTTATCAAAAGTTCCCAGCACAAATATAACAGGGCTTGTTGCTTTGCCTTTAAAGGTTACGCTGCCCCTGCCGCTAAATCCGCGTACGCGGGTAAACAAATCTTTAAATTTAGGGTCAACCAGCACCAGCGA is drawn from Mucilaginibacter ginsenosidivorax and contains these coding sequences:
- a CDS encoding M20/M25/M40 family metallo-hydrolase, which encodes MKKILLSLALLSAATCGFAQDVNKMIVQDDVGRIIKTLSADDMQGRATFTPGIEKAAKFIEGEFKGIGLKPLAGNTGFRQDFKMIRSTPVKLTLSINGKSIAPDSAFATGSESFSWGTNADVQVVQVTGDKNFRQEYGAVTRSGKKSLVLVDPKFKDLFTRVRGFSGRGSVTFKGKATSPVIFVLGTFDKVTTFDANYETKAEELPLFNVAGMIPGKTKPDEFVVFSGHYDHLGILKPMEGDSIANGADDDASGTTAVISLAKYYKKLNNNARTLLFVAFCAEEIGGYGSQYFSGQVNPDKTVAMFNIEMIGKASKFGQNSAFITGYERSDFGKILQKNLDGTAFKFYPDPYPEQDLFYRSDNATLARLGVPAHTISTDQIDIDKLYHTVKDEFSSLDVSNITSTIRAIALSSRSIVAGTDTPTRIAKLER
- a CDS encoding AAA family ATPase; translated protein: MSHVFKIAVVGPESTGKSTMSDYLAAHYQTIAVPEYARGYCEKLTEPCTWQDEINMFYGQLALEQQLLPMANKLLICDTTFITVKIWSEEMFGRSPQEVLDELPRHPYDLYLLLNIDLPWQDDPLRNFPTKREYFMDVWHKELDALNANYVLISGTGADRYEGAVKAIDEFLAK
- the dapF gene encoding diaminopimelate epimerase: MKIRFYKYQGAGNDFILVDNRENIVDHNNPKLIASLCDRRFGIGGDGMMFLQNKEGFDFEMVYYNADGQPSSMCGNGGRCIVAFAKFLGVIDTETEFLAVDGPHYAKISSEGDWVSLQMIDVKELKTDLDAYVLNTGSPHYVKLVDDLAHRDVFHEGKAIRNNATYREKGINVNFVEPTDDGYFVRTFERGVEDETFACGTGVTAVALAMASHNQQTGHIDTPIKVLGGNLNIRFDYDGKVFTDIFLEGPAVQVFDGVVEV